In a genomic window of Gemmatimonadota bacterium:
- the recJ gene encoding single-stranded-DNA-specific exonuclease RecJ has product MRGHSLRRGVRRLRQLPPRWIVQATPDPEAAGRLAEAIKVPPPLARLLVQRGHTTPEAAKAFLRPDLDRLTDPLALAGMAEAVETIVRHIKTGNRILVHGDYDVDGQCAAALLTRGLRAAGADVEGFVPHRMEHGYDFGPAGLAKAVAIGARLVVTCDCGITAVDTIRAARAAGLDVVVTDHHLLGPEAPPANAIVDPQRPDDTSGLGSLCGSGIAFKLVQAVARALGLPASLAFHFLDYAAVATVADVVPLVGENRILVRHGLKLLATSRWPGLRALMTVAGITGEVRASQVGFILGPRLNAAGRIGDAADGLRLLLSDSAEEAAQMARRLEELNVERQALDQRILEQAIDHIEHTMDLDRTAGLVLASDEWHPGVVGIVASRVVERFGRPAFLIGLSGDTGKGSGRSISRFDLHGALGECADLLERFGGHRMAAGVTVRRDRLDAFRARFAEVCAKQLDPATLGPEQRVDLELGLGEASEELERLCRHLEPCGMGNPGPVFLARDARLVDWSYVGQKSEHLRGTLKDDAGGLAAIGFQFADRVQWLNSTDSVDAAFRLERNEFRGRTSLQARLVGLAPAAVSAV; this is encoded by the coding sequence GTGCGGGGTCATTCTCTACGCCGAGGAGTTCGAAGGTTGAGGCAACTCCCGCCGCGGTGGATCGTGCAGGCCACGCCTGATCCGGAGGCGGCCGGCCGATTGGCGGAGGCCATTAAGGTCCCGCCGCCGTTGGCGCGATTGCTGGTCCAGCGCGGTCACACGACCCCGGAGGCCGCCAAGGCGTTCCTCCGTCCCGACCTCGACCGGCTGACCGACCCGCTCGCCCTGGCGGGGATGGCCGAAGCCGTCGAGACCATCGTCCGCCACATCAAGACCGGCAACCGGATCTTGGTTCATGGCGACTACGACGTCGACGGACAATGCGCGGCGGCCTTGCTGACCCGCGGATTGCGAGCGGCCGGCGCCGACGTCGAAGGGTTTGTCCCCCATCGGATGGAGCACGGCTACGACTTCGGCCCCGCCGGTTTGGCCAAGGCCGTGGCGATCGGCGCCCGGCTCGTCGTCACCTGCGACTGCGGGATTACGGCCGTCGACACGATCCGCGCGGCCCGGGCGGCCGGTCTCGATGTGGTCGTCACGGACCACCACTTATTGGGACCCGAAGCGCCGCCCGCCAACGCGATCGTCGATCCGCAGCGACCCGATGACACCTCGGGGCTCGGTTCGCTCTGCGGCTCCGGGATTGCGTTCAAGCTGGTGCAGGCCGTGGCCCGAGCGTTAGGTCTGCCGGCCTCGCTGGCGTTCCATTTCCTCGACTATGCCGCGGTGGCCACCGTGGCCGACGTGGTGCCCCTGGTCGGCGAGAATCGGATTTTGGTTCGCCACGGGCTCAAATTGCTGGCCACCTCGCGGTGGCCGGGGCTCCGCGCCCTGATGACGGTGGCCGGCATCACCGGCGAGGTCCGGGCCTCCCAAGTCGGATTCATCCTGGGGCCCCGGCTGAACGCGGCCGGCCGAATCGGTGATGCCGCCGACGGCCTTCGACTCCTGCTCTCGGACTCGGCGGAGGAGGCCGCCCAAATGGCCCGGCGTCTCGAAGAGTTGAATGTCGAACGCCAAGCCCTCGACCAGCGGATTCTCGAGCAGGCCATCGACCATATCGAGCACACCATGGATCTCGACCGGACGGCCGGGTTGGTGTTGGCCTCCGATGAGTGGCACCCGGGGGTCGTCGGCATCGTGGCTTCGCGGGTCGTGGAGCGGTTTGGCCGGCCGGCGTTCTTGATCGGCCTCTCCGGCGACACCGGGAAAGGCTCCGGGCGGAGCATCAGTCGTTTCGACCTCCACGGCGCCCTCGGTGAATGTGCGGATTTGCTGGAGCGGTTTGGGGGACACCGGATGGCCGCGGGGGTTACCGTTCGGCGCGACCGGTTGGACGCGTTTCGGGCCCGGTTTGCCGAGGTCTGCGCCAAGCAACTCGATCCCGCCACGCTGGGCCCCGAGCAGCGGGTCGATCTCGAGCTCGGATTAGGCGAGGCGTCCGAAGAGTTGGAGCGGCTCTGCCGGCACCTCGAACCCTGTGGGATGGGGAACCCCGGTCCGGTGTTTCTGGCCCGGGATGCCCGGCTGGTCGACTGGAGCTATGTGGGACAAAAAAGCGAGCATCTCCGGGGTACGCTCAAAGATGACGCCGGAGGTCTGGCCGCCATCGGCTTTCAGTTTGCCGATCGGGTCCAATGGCTCAATAGCACCGATTCGGTCGATGCCGCTTTTCGGCTCGAACGGAACGAGTTCCGGGGCCGGACCAGCCTCCAGGCCCGTTTGGTCGGGCTCGCACCCGCGGCCGTCTCCGCGGTGTGA
- the dnaG gene encoding DNA primase: MIPDELIEQVRDSANLIDIVGESVALKRAGSDWRGPCPFHGGTHRNFAVVPKKGLYYCYVCHAAGDVFTYLMKRFGMDYPTAVKDVARRVGITIPERGAREGPDPREPLYGAMGVAEEWFAARLRDGADADHARRYLESRDIPLPVAAEWGLGYAPTDRSFAAAMKQIGLDERLLLDVGLLVKRDDGTVNPRFRGRLLFPIKDQRGRVVAFGGRILGSGEPKYLNSPESPIFHKGNTLYNLHLAKGAIRKEGQVILVEGYFDALRLYAAGIEHVIAPLGTALTSDQAALLKRFAPLVVLLYDSDGPGLKATFRTGDECLRHGLRVKVATLPPAEDPDSLVRKGGAAALTPILEHAVDVLERKIQLLERKGRFEGVEGRRDALDRLLSTVRAASDPIARDLYIARVAERVGLTRAVLEHELAAPAPLPFRPPAAAEPVRLDQQRVPRPSVERRRVGARTEADLLRLVVHKQAWLDRAREEVPAVRFEVPTFREIYEALLALPPGSAPLEATPRLSPAALAAWQRLQEDEVEAGLDEDGIYAAAVTRLDERDTLRSLPPGSDVVARRDSLSQLSPEAKQRMYWQKQTTKPRSRG, translated from the coding sequence ATGATCCCGGACGAGTTGATCGAGCAGGTTCGCGATTCGGCGAACTTGATCGACATCGTCGGCGAGTCGGTGGCCCTCAAGCGGGCCGGGTCCGACTGGCGGGGGCCCTGTCCGTTCCACGGCGGGACTCACCGGAACTTCGCGGTGGTGCCGAAAAAAGGGCTGTACTACTGCTACGTGTGCCATGCCGCGGGCGACGTGTTCACCTATTTGATGAAGCGGTTCGGGATGGACTATCCGACCGCGGTGAAGGACGTGGCGCGGCGGGTCGGAATCACCATCCCGGAGCGGGGCGCCCGCGAAGGGCCGGATCCCCGCGAGCCGCTCTACGGAGCCATGGGCGTGGCCGAGGAATGGTTTGCGGCCCGGCTCCGCGACGGAGCCGATGCCGATCACGCTCGGCGGTATCTCGAGTCGCGAGACATTCCGTTGCCGGTGGCGGCCGAATGGGGCCTTGGGTATGCGCCGACGGATCGGTCGTTCGCGGCGGCCATGAAACAGATCGGGCTCGACGAACGGCTCCTGCTCGACGTGGGCTTGCTGGTCAAGCGAGACGATGGAACGGTCAATCCGCGGTTTCGGGGCCGGCTGCTTTTTCCAATCAAGGACCAGCGGGGCCGGGTGGTGGCGTTTGGCGGGCGGATTCTGGGCTCGGGCGAGCCGAAGTATCTCAATTCCCCGGAGTCGCCGATCTTCCACAAGGGCAACACCCTCTACAACCTGCATCTGGCCAAGGGGGCGATCCGGAAGGAAGGGCAGGTCATCCTGGTCGAAGGGTACTTCGATGCCCTTCGGCTCTACGCGGCCGGCATTGAACACGTGATCGCCCCGTTAGGCACGGCCCTGACCTCCGACCAGGCGGCCTTGCTCAAGCGGTTTGCGCCGCTGGTGGTGCTGTTGTACGACTCCGACGGGCCGGGCCTCAAGGCCACGTTCCGGACCGGCGATGAGTGCCTCCGGCATGGGCTCCGGGTCAAGGTGGCCACGTTGCCGCCGGCCGAGGACCCCGACAGCTTGGTCCGGAAGGGCGGGGCCGCGGCCCTGACGCCGATTCTGGAACACGCGGTCGATGTGCTGGAGCGGAAGATTCAGTTGCTCGAGCGGAAGGGCCGGTTCGAGGGCGTCGAGGGCCGTCGCGACGCGCTCGACCGGCTGCTCTCAACGGTCCGTGCCGCCAGCGATCCGATTGCCCGCGACCTCTACATCGCGCGGGTCGCCGAGCGGGTGGGACTGACTCGGGCGGTGCTGGAACATGAACTAGCGGCCCCAGCGCCGCTGCCGTTTCGGCCGCCTGCGGCCGCCGAACCGGTGCGCCTCGACCAGCAACGGGTGCCTCGGCCGTCGGTGGAGCGGCGGCGGGTCGGGGCGCGGACCGAGGCCGATTTGCTCCGGTTGGTGGTGCACAAGCAAGCATGGCTCGATCGGGCACGGGAGGAAGTCCCGGCGGTCCGGTTCGAGGTTCCGACGTTCCGGGAAATCTATGAGGCGCTGCTCGCGCTGCCCCCGGGGTCGGCCCCGCTGGAAGCGACGCCCCGGCTGTCACCGGCCGCGCTCGCGGCATGGCAACGGTTGCAGGAGGATGAGGTCGAAGCGGGCCTCGACGAAGACGGCATTTATGCGGCGGCGGTGACCCGCCTCGACGAACGAGATACCCTGCGGTCGCTTCCCCCCGGGTCCGATGTCGTGGCTCGCCGGGATTCGCTCTCGCAGTTGTCCCCCGAAGCGAAACAACGGATGTACTGGCAGAAGCAAACGACCAAACCCCGATCCCGTGGATGA
- a CDS encoding histidine triad nucleotide-binding protein — MTDCIFCRIATGEIPATILARNEDALAFRDLKPQAPTHVLVIPVTHIGGMSDADSDAGERAGGRCLRLAVQVAKQLGLDEGGYRLVINTGRDGGQSVGHVHVHLLGGRRLGWPPG; from the coding sequence ATGACCGACTGCATCTTCTGCCGGATTGCCACCGGGGAAATTCCGGCCACGATCCTGGCCCGAAATGAGGACGCCCTCGCATTTCGGGATCTCAAGCCGCAGGCCCCGACCCACGTGTTGGTGATTCCGGTCACCCATATCGGGGGCATGTCGGATGCTGATTCCGATGCCGGTGAGCGGGCCGGTGGCCGGTGTCTTCGTCTGGCGGTCCAGGTGGCCAAGCAACTCGGCCTGGACGAGGGCGGCTACCGGCTGGTGATCAATACCGGGCGGGACGGAGGCCAGTCGGTGGGACACGTCCATGTCCATTTGTTGGGCGGCCGCCGATTGGGCTGGCCCCCGGGCTGA
- a CDS encoding 16S rRNA (uracil(1498)-N(3))-methyltransferase: MGSRFLLGWKPRRPICSGLRSRPRASARSARWSTKAGGRWRPAGPGEPVIRVLAPESLADSSRVVTLDDDEAHHLRVRRAADGDPAEVLDGRGRIGTGRLVAQGKGWQVALDRVRSVPVPADLILLVGGGDKDRFAWLIEKAVELGVTEVVPLDTERSRHVASRVRDEHRGRLELRAAEALKQSGGAWGLRIWRVTGLQAALAAVTATDRWLADPSGADLKTAAPDRSVAIVVGPEGGLTATECDGARAAGFVPAALGGRILRFETAAIAAATIAGLGRKEPG, from the coding sequence GTGGGGTCGCGATTTTTGCTGGGATGGAAACCCCGGAGGCCGATTTGTTCCGGCCTTCGCTCACGGCCGCGGGCTTCAGCGAGATCGGCCAGGTGGTCGACGAAGGCTGGTGGTCGGTGGCGGCCCGCCGGACCCGGTGAGCCGGTGATCCGGGTCCTGGCGCCGGAATCGCTGGCGGATTCGTCCCGCGTGGTTACCCTCGACGACGACGAGGCGCATCATCTTCGGGTTCGGCGGGCCGCCGACGGCGACCCGGCTGAAGTACTCGACGGCCGGGGCCGGATCGGGACCGGGCGGCTCGTGGCGCAAGGGAAGGGATGGCAGGTGGCCCTCGATCGGGTCCGCTCGGTGCCGGTACCGGCGGACTTGATCCTGCTGGTCGGCGGCGGAGACAAAGACCGATTTGCCTGGCTGATAGAAAAAGCCGTCGAGCTCGGCGTCACGGAGGTGGTGCCGCTCGATACCGAGCGGAGCCGGCACGTGGCCTCCCGGGTCCGCGACGAACATCGGGGGCGACTGGAACTCAGGGCGGCGGAAGCGTTGAAGCAATCCGGTGGCGCGTGGGGGCTCCGGATTTGGCGGGTCACGGGTCTCCAGGCCGCTCTCGCCGCGGTGACCGCGACCGACCGTTGGCTGGCCGACCCGAGCGGCGCCGACCTCAAGACGGCCGCTCCCGACCGGTCGGTGGCGATCGTGGTCGGGCCCGAGGGCGGCCTGACCGCGACCGAGTGTGATGGGGCCCGCGCGGCCGGCTTCGTGCCGGCGGCTCTCGGGGGCCGGATCCTCCGCTTCGAGACCGCCGCGATCGCGGCGGCGACGATCGCGGGCCTTGGACGAAAGGAACCAGGATGA
- a CDS encoding methyltransferase domain-containing protein: protein MNWWLIEAGMAGADPEVVAHALAEVTGQAVEERAGSVLGYAADESAAAVAAGAIAERFGASVVLATSPVDQADWTVRWREGLGVRHVGRLRLGPSWLLEPGPGTVVIDPETAFGSGEHGSTRGALFLLDQWLEPGGSVLDLGSGSGILAIAAAKLGARAALGIEVDDESAPIADFNAERNLVAGRVRFVTGDAAVLGPLAGPVDLVVSNILRNVNELLLDPITRSLRLGGVAIFAGMETPEADLFRPSLTAAGFSEIGQVVDEGWWSVAARRTR, encoded by the coding sequence ATGAACTGGTGGCTGATCGAGGCCGGGATGGCCGGCGCCGACCCCGAGGTGGTGGCGCATGCCTTGGCCGAGGTCACCGGGCAGGCGGTCGAAGAGCGGGCCGGGTCGGTGCTCGGCTACGCGGCCGACGAATCCGCGGCCGCCGTGGCGGCCGGCGCCATCGCGGAGCGGTTCGGGGCGTCGGTGGTGCTCGCCACCAGTCCGGTGGACCAGGCGGACTGGACCGTCCGATGGCGGGAGGGCCTCGGGGTTCGCCATGTGGGCCGGCTCCGCCTCGGACCGTCGTGGCTGCTGGAGCCCGGGCCGGGCACGGTGGTCATCGATCCCGAGACCGCGTTCGGGAGCGGCGAGCACGGCTCGACCCGGGGCGCCCTGTTCCTGCTCGACCAGTGGCTCGAGCCGGGCGGGTCGGTGCTCGACCTCGGGAGCGGGAGCGGCATCCTGGCCATCGCGGCCGCCAAGCTCGGCGCTAGGGCAGCGTTAGGCATAGAGGTCGACGATGAATCGGCCCCGATCGCCGACTTCAACGCCGAGCGGAATCTGGTGGCCGGTAGGGTCCGGTTCGTCACCGGTGATGCGGCGGTGCTCGGTCCCCTGGCCGGGCCCGTCGATCTGGTGGTGTCCAATATTCTTCGGAACGTGAACGAGCTGCTGCTCGACCCGATCACCCGGTCACTTCGTCTCGGTGGGGTCGCGATTTTTGCTGGGATGGAAACCCCGGAGGCCGATTTGTTCCGGCCTTCGCTCACGGCCGCGGGCTTCAGCGAGATCGGCCAGGTGGTCGACGAAGGCTGGTGGTCGGTGGCGGCCCGCCGGACCCGGTGA
- the dnaJ gene encoding molecular chaperone DnaJ: MSGRIVGVSEFYDLLGVARDASEDEIKKGYRKMAMQYHPDRNREPDAEAKFKEIAEAYEVLSDADKRAAYDRYGKAGLGGAGGARDGRGFHHVDLNEALNIFMRDFGGMGGLDSLFGGGGGGGDPAESRRGQDMRITAKLSLLEVATGTKRNVKLKTPIACTACKGSGGSKGSRPTRCATCAGNGQVQRATRSVFGQFVQVTPCPTCHGEGTIISDPCEVCRGEGRVRGERTVAVEIPAGVSNNNYITLRGQGSAGRRNGPGGDLLVMIEVKPDDRFERNGDDLLYDLFLSFSQAALGTDVPIPTPHGEEQLTVPAGVQPGTVLRIKGKGLPRLGHSTTGDLNVRLMLWTPESLTDAQRQLFQELAKVEGERPRESGSFWSKLKEALGA, from the coding sequence ATTAGTGGAAGGATTGTTGGCGTGAGTGAGTTTTACGATCTCCTCGGTGTGGCGCGGGACGCCTCCGAGGATGAGATCAAGAAGGGCTATCGGAAGATGGCCATGCAGTACCATCCCGACCGAAACCGTGAGCCGGACGCCGAGGCCAAGTTCAAGGAGATCGCCGAGGCCTATGAGGTCTTGAGCGATGCCGACAAGCGGGCCGCATACGACCGATACGGCAAAGCCGGGCTCGGTGGCGCCGGCGGGGCCCGCGACGGCCGCGGCTTCCACCATGTGGATCTGAACGAAGCGCTCAACATCTTCATGCGCGACTTCGGGGGCATGGGCGGCCTCGACTCGTTGTTTGGCGGGGGCGGCGGCGGGGGTGACCCGGCGGAGTCGCGCCGGGGGCAGGACATGCGGATCACGGCCAAGCTTTCGCTGTTGGAGGTCGCGACCGGCACCAAGCGGAACGTCAAATTGAAGACGCCGATTGCCTGCACGGCCTGCAAGGGAAGCGGGGGCTCCAAGGGTAGCCGCCCCACCCGGTGCGCGACCTGCGCGGGGAACGGCCAGGTCCAGCGGGCCACCCGGAGCGTGTTCGGCCAGTTCGTCCAGGTCACCCCGTGCCCCACCTGCCACGGCGAAGGGACCATCATCAGTGATCCCTGCGAAGTCTGCCGGGGCGAGGGCCGGGTCCGGGGCGAACGGACCGTGGCGGTCGAGATCCCGGCCGGGGTATCGAACAACAATTACATCACGCTCCGAGGCCAGGGATCGGCCGGGCGCCGGAACGGGCCGGGCGGCGACTTGCTGGTGATGATCGAGGTGAAGCCGGACGACCGGTTCGAGCGGAACGGCGACGATCTCTTGTACGATCTGTTCCTCTCGTTTTCGCAGGCGGCGTTAGGCACTGACGTCCCGATCCCGACGCCGCACGGCGAGGAACAATTGACCGTGCCGGCCGGCGTCCAGCCCGGCACGGTCCTTCGGATCAAGGGGAAGGGGTTGCCCCGGCTCGGTCACAGCACCACCGGCGATCTCAATGTCCGGCTCATGTTGTGGACCCCGGAGTCGCTCACCGATGCCCAGCGGCAGTTGTTCCAGGAACTCGCCAAGGTCGAGGGCGAGCGCCCCCGCGAGAGCGGGAGTTTCTGGTCCAAGTTGAAGGAAGCCCTCGGCGCATGA
- the hrcA gene encoding heat-inducible transcription repressor HrcA produces the protein MQRVEELSAREARILDAIIQLYIETAEPAGSQAVAVRSKLGVSPATVRNTMGELEARGYLFHPHTSSGRIPTDLAYRVYVDRLMHHVPPSYEERELLESEVVLVQGGGAIEEILRRAAQVLGVLTQELGVAVAPALDRVVLERLELVRVSAERLLVVLTLGSGFVRTIFLEIPSALAAEVVDHVARLLNERLAGLPLGEIRASVADRLRDADGSGRATSLLNVFIAEREGVFDTAPDGGPVLLGSAQPLADQPEFASNIRMRELLELTERRDSLRNAFESHRRRGLTITIGTENADPKLAEFTLVTASYRRGDLTGVLGVMGPTRMPYDKIIGLVEHTSRLVEGLLA, from the coding sequence ATGCAGAGAGTTGAAGAGTTGTCCGCCCGCGAGGCGCGGATTCTCGACGCCATCATTCAGCTGTACATCGAAACCGCCGAACCGGCGGGGAGCCAGGCCGTCGCGGTCCGCTCCAAGCTCGGCGTTTCTCCGGCCACCGTTCGGAACACGATGGGCGAACTCGAGGCCCGCGGCTATCTCTTTCACCCCCACACCTCGAGTGGCCGCATTCCAACCGATTTGGCTTACCGGGTGTACGTCGATCGGTTGATGCACCATGTCCCGCCGAGCTACGAGGAACGAGAGCTGCTCGAATCGGAGGTCGTCCTGGTTCAGGGGGGGGGGGCCATCGAAGAAATCCTTCGCCGGGCCGCCCAGGTGCTCGGGGTGCTGACCCAGGAACTCGGCGTGGCCGTGGCCCCGGCGCTCGACCGGGTGGTGCTGGAGCGGCTGGAACTGGTCCGGGTCAGCGCGGAGCGTCTGCTGGTGGTCCTGACGCTGGGCAGCGGCTTCGTCCGGACGATCTTTCTCGAAATTCCGAGCGCCCTCGCCGCCGAAGTGGTCGACCACGTGGCCCGGCTCCTCAATGAGCGGCTCGCGGGTCTCCCGTTAGGCGAGATCCGCGCTTCAGTGGCCGACCGGCTCCGGGACGCCGATGGCTCGGGGCGGGCCACCAGCCTGCTGAACGTATTCATCGCCGAGCGTGAGGGCGTCTTCGATACCGCGCCGGACGGCGGTCCCGTGCTATTGGGCAGCGCCCAACCGCTCGCGGACCAGCCCGAGTTTGCGTCGAACATTCGGATGCGGGAGCTGCTCGAACTGACCGAGCGGCGGGATTCGCTGCGGAACGCGTTCGAATCCCACCGCCGCCGCGGTTTGACGATTACGATCGGCACCGAAAACGCCGATCCCAAGCTGGCCGAGTTCACCTTGGTGACCGCGTCCTATCGGCGCGGCGATTTGACCGGCGTCCTCGGGGTCATGGGCCCGACTCGGATGCCCTACGACAAGATCATCGGGTTGGTCGAGCATACCAGCCGATTAGTGGAAGGATTGTTGGCGTGA
- the hemW gene encoding radical SAM family heme chaperone HemW, whose product MHLYVHVPFCARRCSYCDFAIAVRKQVPSSRFAEVVVAEWRRWLGAPWWADQGPIETIYFGGGTPSLLDPAAIGAVIQAIRQDRSIAGTAEITLEANPEDVSPERAAAWAGHGVNRVSLGVQSFAPAVLEWMHRTHGPERPAAAITTLRRAGIANVSIDLIYAVPRALRRSWRDDLDRGLALEPSHLSLYGLTVEDRTPLGRWVARGEAVPTEEAPAADEYLEAHEALIGAGYGHYEVSNAGKPGLESRHNWAYWRRATYLGLGPSAHSAEGRRRWWNVRDWEGYRRAVEAGGGVAGEEALDDRQVRLEGRYLGLRTTEGLPASSLPDGVVDQWVSAGWAGRDGSRVVLTVEGWLRLDALVSQVDGT is encoded by the coding sequence GTGCACCTCTACGTCCACGTCCCGTTCTGCGCCCGCCGTTGCTCGTACTGCGATTTTGCGATCGCGGTCCGGAAACAGGTGCCGTCGAGCCGGTTTGCCGAGGTGGTGGTGGCCGAATGGCGGCGGTGGCTTGGGGCGCCGTGGTGGGCCGACCAAGGGCCGATCGAGACGATCTATTTCGGCGGCGGCACGCCCTCGCTGCTGGATCCCGCCGCAATCGGCGCCGTCATCCAGGCGATCCGTCAGGATCGCTCGATCGCGGGGACCGCGGAAATCACGCTCGAGGCCAATCCCGAGGACGTCTCGCCGGAGCGGGCGGCCGCGTGGGCCGGGCATGGTGTCAACCGGGTCTCGCTCGGGGTCCAATCGTTTGCGCCCGCGGTGCTGGAATGGATGCACAGGACCCATGGGCCCGAACGGCCGGCGGCCGCGATCACCACGCTCCGCCGGGCGGGGATCGCCAACGTCTCGATCGATCTGATCTACGCGGTGCCCCGGGCGCTCCGCCGATCGTGGCGGGACGACCTCGACCGGGGGCTCGCCCTCGAACCGAGCCACCTGTCACTCTACGGCCTGACCGTTGAGGATCGGACTCCGCTCGGGCGGTGGGTGGCCCGCGGCGAGGCGGTGCCGACCGAGGAAGCGCCGGCCGCGGACGAATATCTCGAGGCCCATGAGGCGCTCATTGGGGCTGGGTATGGCCATTATGAGGTCTCGAACGCCGGGAAGCCCGGGTTGGAATCGCGCCACAATTGGGCCTATTGGCGGCGGGCCACCTATCTCGGGCTCGGCCCCTCCGCTCACAGCGCCGAGGGCCGCCGGCGCTGGTGGAACGTTCGGGATTGGGAGGGCTACCGGCGGGCGGTCGAGGCCGGGGGCGGGGTGGCGGGTGAGGAGGCCCTCGACGACCGCCAAGTCCGGCTCGAAGGTCGGTATCTTGGGCTCCGAACCACGGAGGGCCTCCCGGCATCATCCCTGCCTGATGGGGTCGTGGACCAGTGGGTTTCCGCCGGATGGGCCGGTCGGGATGGCAGTCGGGTGGTTTTGACGGTGGAGGGGTGGCTCCGGTTGGACGCCTTGGTAAGTCAGGTGGATGGGACCTAA
- the dprA gene encoding DNA-protecting protein DprA, with the protein MIQPMPLNDERYAYLALALTPGIGPARLKRLKDHCRTWSGALAAPFAFLGSIPTMTAAAATAIKGFDGTALDRMVARVTELGGFLLTPFDAEYPGSLGTIPSPPAVLFGIGHLDRLRGPAVAIVGSRHPSPYGIGVTRDLARLAADGGLTVVSGMARGLDAVAHWAAVPTGRTIGVLGNGLGVVYPAANRTLYERMAADGLLLTEFPPGERPTAGSFQRRNRLISGLARATVVVEAAAGSGALITAGTALEQGREILAVPGPITSRTSLGPNQLIRDGGAALYREPDDLLSLYPEVDPGFRAGLRTGGDRDLARGRIRTELQRILGVLDGTPRTLEGLAEELTVRPETLIGALSELEIVGLVEQDGAGFRRVP; encoded by the coding sequence ATGATTCAGCCGATGCCCTTGAATGACGAACGCTACGCCTACCTCGCGCTGGCGCTGACGCCGGGAATCGGGCCGGCACGGCTGAAGAGGTTGAAGGATCACTGTCGAACCTGGAGCGGCGCCCTTGCGGCGCCGTTTGCGTTTTTAGGCTCCATTCCCACAATGACCGCCGCCGCCGCAACCGCCATCAAGGGCTTCGACGGCACCGCCCTCGACCGGATGGTGGCCCGGGTCACCGAACTCGGCGGGTTCTTGCTGACCCCGTTCGACGCCGAGTACCCGGGATCGTTAGGCACCATTCCGAGCCCTCCGGCCGTGCTGTTCGGGATTGGCCACCTCGACCGGCTCCGGGGGCCGGCGGTGGCCATCGTCGGGTCCCGGCATCCGAGCCCGTACGGGATCGGGGTGACCCGCGACCTGGCCCGGCTCGCGGCGGATGGCGGCCTGACGGTCGTGAGCGGGATGGCGCGAGGCCTCGATGCGGTGGCCCACTGGGCGGCGGTCCCGACCGGGCGGACCATCGGGGTGTTAGGCAACGGGCTCGGCGTCGTCTACCCGGCCGCCAATCGCACCCTGTACGAACGGATGGCGGCCGACGGGCTCCTCCTGACCGAGTTTCCCCCCGGCGAACGGCCAACCGCCGGAAGTTTTCAGCGCCGGAACCGGCTGATCAGCGGGTTGGCCCGGGCCACCGTGGTGGTGGAGGCCGCCGCCGGTTCCGGGGCTCTGATTACCGCCGGCACCGCGCTGGAGCAGGGCCGGGAAATTCTGGCGGTGCCGGGCCCGATTACCAGCCGAACCAGTCTCGGGCCCAACCAGTTGATTCGCGATGGGGGGGCAGCGCTCTACCGGGAGCCGGATGATCTCCTATCGCTCTACCCCGAGGTCGACCCAGGGTTCCGGGCCGGGCTTCGAACCGGCGGCGACCGCGACTTGGCCCGGGGTCGGATTCGGACTGAGTTGCAACGGATCTTGGGGGTGCTCGACGGGACGCCACGCACGCTGGAGGGCTTGGCCGAAGAGCTGACCGTTCGGCCTGAGACCCTGATCGGGGCGCTCTCGGAGCTCGAAATCGTCGGCCTCGTGGAACAGGACGGCGCCGGGTTTCGGCGGGTGCCGTAG